AAGAATACTTCGATAAACAAATTATAATGTTAAATCACTAGTAATCTAAAATGCTTTTATGTCGTATTTTAGTGTAGGCTTTTTATGGTGAAGCCCACTAATTTAAATCATACATGCAGCACAAAAGAAAATTAGGTATTGTTGGCGTTGGGCCAAGAGGTCTTTATTCTTTAGAGAACTTTGTTTCAGCACTGCCTGATTTAACAAACCTTCATATTTTGCTTTTTGAAAAAACTGGTAATTTTGGCAACGGTCAAGTCTATGACCTTAATCAGGAAGAAACCAACTGGATGAACGTTTCTGAAAGGATCCTGTCAATAGAAATGCGAGAAGCATTAGAAGTGTCTCAAATCCATATTCCATCCTTTCCTTCTTATCAAGAATGGATAAATAAAAAATATGATAAAATCTCGCTGAATATTCCGGACTATTACCCACCTCGTTCTAAAATTGGAAATTACTTAAGAGAGCGTTTTTTAACATTCATAAAGCCGCTTATACATTCCAAAAAAGCCACATTAATAAGCGAAAAAGTTGAAAATATTACTCTCAAAAGCAATGGAAAATTAAGTATAAACACTGATCAAGAAACTTATGATGATTTAAATGAAGTACTTCTAACTATTGGGCATCAGCCCACAAAACTTGACAAACAAATTCAGGAATGGAGTCACTTTGTTTCTTATAATCGCGGGTTAAAACTTTATACAGCACCCTATCCGGTTCATGACTACATAGATGATTCACAACTTACTGAAAATAGTAAAATTGGTATTCGTGGATTTGGCCTAGCCATGATAGATGTAGTGAGGGCGATTGCAGAGAAGTTCGGCAAATTTGTAATAGATGATAAAAACACCCGAGCATGTCATTACAGCACCTCTTATAACATTTCTGGCATGCTTATCCCCTTTTCATTAGAAGGCTTGCCACCAGCTCCAAAACCTCTAAATGCCATACTAGATAACGGTTTTAAGCCTACTGACGAGCAATTGCTGGAATTCGAAAGTAAAATTGGAAATAAGGAAACTCAACAAAAGGCAGACAGTACCCTATTTTTAATAGAAGCTTTTTCTCCAATAGCTGCCGAAAAATACCATAAGCTTCCTCATACATACTTAACAAAAAGTATAAGTATAAAAGAAACAGAACATATTATTAAAGAATGGCTATTAGACCAGACTTTTCAGCACCCCACTCTTTTGACACAGCACCAGACGGCAGCCGAGGTTATGCAAAATTTTGTGGACATGGCCACAGGAAAAAAAGCGGTCAGTTTAGACTATTGTATTGGGCAAGTTTGGCGATTTTGTCAACCTTCCATCTATAATCAACTTTCCTTTAACAGCTGTGATGTAAATGTTTTTGCTGATATCATAGCATTAGATGAATCTACAAAAAGGTACTCTTACGGCCCACCAGTGGAGAGCATGCAGCAAATGTTAGCTTTGGTAAAAGCTCAGTTAATGAGCTTAGAAGTGGTTAATAATCCTAAGATTACACTAAGCTCTGAAGGATGGCATTTCAACCCTGAAAATAGCTCTCTCATTGCCAATATTATGATAGATTCGGTTTTAGATCCACCAAAGATTGAAGCAGTCAGTGCCCCAATTGTTGAAAAACTTCTTTCTAATAATTTAATGGAAACCATTCATGACGATTTAGGTGTAGATACCGACGAAAATGGCTATCTGAAATCGTCCAATATCAACACTAAAATACCAATAGCCTTGCTAGGCCGATTGGCAAAAGGAACTATTATTGGTGTTGATGCCATTGCAGAATGTTTTGGTGATAGACCTGAAAAATGGGCAAAAGAAGCCGCTAGACGGTTTTCGACATATTAAATGCAAGACCTAGATTAAAAGCTTCTACCGAATAGCAGCCTTTCATAATCTACTAAACTACTAGCTTGATAGGTAATTACACATAAAAAAACTCTCAGTTTAAAATCCTTAAATCGATTATCTTTAATTTAAGGCTTCGTACATCATCGTTTACGCTTGTTATTTTTTTCTAGAATCAACCCTTATGAAAGTTAAATATCTTTTAGTAGCAGCCTGCCTTTTATTGTCAATCGTCACAGCCTACGCTCAGCGTCCTAATGTTATCATCATCATGACCGACGATCAAGGTTATGGCGACCTTGGTGTTACAGGAAATCCACATGTAAAAACACCAGTAATTGACAAAATGGCTGCCGAGAGTGTTCGTTTTAATAATTTCTACGTCTCGCCGGTGTGTGCTCCTACCCGCTCTAGTCTTATGACTGGTCGCTATTCTTTACGTACAGGGGTTAGAGATACATATAACGGTGGAGCCACCATGGCTTCCAATGAGACCACCATTGCAGAAATGCTTAAACAAGCAGATTATACCACTGGAATTTTTGGGAAATGGCATTTGGGAGATAATTACCCTAGCAGACCAAGCGACCAAGGTTTTGACGAATCACTTATTCATCTTTCTGGTGGCATGGGACAAGTGGGCGACTTTACCACTTACTTTAAGGGAGATAAAAGCTATTTTGACCCTGTGCTATGGCACAATAATAAAGAGCAAGCCTACGAAGGTTACTGTTCTGATATTTTTGCCGACCAAGCCATAAAGTTTATTGAGCAAAACAAAGATGCTCCCTTCTTTTGCTACCTAGCTTTCAATGCTCCACATACACCCTTGCAGGTTCCTGAAAAGTATTATGACATGTATAAGGACATTGACCCTTCCACTGGTTTTCATAAGGATAAGAGACCAGAAATGACGGAAAGAGACAAAGAGGACGCCAGAAAAGTATATGGTATGGTGACCAACATTGACGACAATATTGGCAAACTTTTAGAAAAACTGGATGAGTTAAACATTGCAGATAATACGCTCCTAATTTTCATGACAGACAACGGTCCGCAACAAACACGATATGTAGGTGGCCTAAGAGGTAGAAAAGGAAATGTGTATCAGGGTGGCATTAAAGTACCATTTTACATGAAATTGCCTACGTCTACAATAAAAAACAAGGACATTCAAACCGTTGCGGCCCATATAGACATTTTGCCTACCATAGCCGAGGTTTGTCAAGTGCAGCCTCCTAATTCTGACATTGACGGAAAAAGTCTTCTTCCACTTATTAAAGACAAAAATATTAGTTGGGAAGACAGACCCTTATTTTTTTATTGGTCTAGAAGATATCCTGAACTTTATAATAACATGACCTTAATGAAAGGCTCTTATAAGTTAGTGGGGAAAACAAATTATAATGCTCCTTTAGAAGATTTTGAACTGTATGACCTTACAAAAGACCCATACGAAAAGAATAATCTCATTTTAGTAAACAATGCCGTAGCCAAAGACCTTAAGAAACAGTTAGATGAAACTTACAAGGAGCTGATTGCTTCCGAAAACCTCATTAATCAACCTCGTATTTTGGTTGGAAATCCTAATGAAAACCCCATCATACTAAATAGGAATGATGCCAGCGGAGAGCGTGGTATTTGGGCTCAGGAGGAAGTATACGGAAACTGGAGAGTGAGTATTGCAGAAGGAAATTATAATATCAAATTCAAATTTGTAGAACCTGTCAAAGCCAAGGGTAGAATGTTTTTAGAGACCAACGCCACGGTTAATCAAATGACAAACGAAAAAGACAATACCGACATTATAGAAATGAAAAACGTACACATCTCAGCCATGGACTGCGATTTGACTCCTTTCTACGCCATCGGTTCCAAAAACATATTTCCATTTTGGGTTGAGATGGAACGAGTGGATTAAAAGTGCGGCATAGGCTAAAAATTTGTAACTGACAGTTCTGTGTGAACATTCAATAAACGTTCAAACATACTTGAATCTCGCTAAGGCTGTATGCCTCAAATTACAATTAGACCATAGCGTGGTCAAAGGTCCTGTTTTGTACCAAGGAACGTACGAAACTCCGACAAACGGCTTTTGAACCAACACTAAACTAATATGGTTGAGATGTGACTAAGGTCACCCACTTCTTAAAGTAAAAATCTGAATTTGCATCAATGAACTGGATAAAGAAAAATTACGGTAATGTGCTTTGGGGACTTTTTATAGTGCTCCTTTTTATTCCTCAAACAGGAACACCCATCAAAGTTTTTATTAATAGGCTAATAGCTTTTAGTCCAAGTGTGGAAGCTGTAGAAGACAGAAAAACACTGGAAGACTATCAATGGCAACTAAGAGACCTAGATGGTCGTGTGGTCAATTTTCAAGAATTCAAAGGCAAAAAAGTAGTGGTCAATTTTTGGGCAACTTGGTGCCCACCCTGCATTGCAGAAATGCCAAGCATGCAAGCTTTATATAACGACTATAAAGACAAAGCCGTCTTTGTTTTTGTAACAAATGACGACAGAGAAGCCATTGACAAATTCATATCCAAACGTCATTTTCAAATCCCAATTTACCAAGCTCTGAGTTCTGCTCCTGCCCTATTAGAAGGCAATAGTTTACCCACCACCTATCTGATTGATGAATCTGGAGCCATTCTGATAGAAAAAACGGGTGCTGCAGACTGGAACTCTGACAAAGTGAGGGCTTTGTTGGAATAAGTTGCTTCTTACGAACTCACAGACATTTCCTGACAATTCCATATTATCAAATCGCCTTCTGTTTCATAGCCTCACGGTAATTTGGCTCTCATTTATTAACCTCCGAAATAGAAATTTAAACAAGGATCTTGAATTAAGTACCTTTTGGCGTTCTATCAGCCATCAAAACAATGAGATTTTTCATGCGTAAATCACTTGTAAGTTCGGCCCTATAAGCTGTTCTCTGTTCCTGTTCCTAAAAACCACAAGAATAAAGACTTGGGTGAAAAATGTGATGGATACAATAATCACCAGAATTCGCAAAAGGTAACCTGAGGCGACTTAAACACTATCAATGAGAACTTTACCCTTAACTTCTTGATATAAAAAGCGATTTTTATAAATAGTGTATGGGAGGAGTAATTGGATTGCTTCCCTAAGCCTTTACTTTTAAGCAAACACTTATTAATTTCACAATACCTAGATGAATTATCAATAAAAAATTTATATAATCTTATAAAATAGTTCCCAGTCTACGGCCACTTATACTAGTCTATTATTCTTCACAATCTTCAATTTCCGCCAAGAAAACATTTTCACTATTGACTTTGAAACCCGGTTTTAACAAAACGCTTTTTCCTGCTTTGAAATAAACTTCAGATTCATTTTGAATGCTATGAGACGATTCGATAAGACCAAAGTCTTCAAAAACGTCTGAAACAGTAACAGCCTGAATAGTACTTTTTTTAGTGATTATTTCAACATCATCTAACCTAATCTCGTCTCTAGAACCTGAGCTACTATTTTTCACACCCGTATAATAATAACGCCAAAAAAGTTGTACATATGGCTTATCTAAAGCATTGGGAGGCAAGGCTATTCTAGAAAAAGATTTTAGCTCATTCTCAACGCTATTTCTTTGATATTCTACTACTGTATTATTGTTATCCAGCAAATCCTGAAAAGGTAGAATATCCCCCACCCTATATTGTAGTCTTAAATGATACTCTCTCGAGTTAGCGTCTAAAGTAGCCGCTTTAAAAGAAACGAAAACAGAATCATGTTCTAAAGTATTTATGGCTAAAATGGCACCACCTAATTTTGTACCAGGATAGCCCGGATTTCCATCTTCATTACCTGTGTTTATAAATGACACACCATCACTTTCCAAGCCATTGATCCTTGTTCTTGAAGAAATGTCGTAATCGCCATCTGTGTTACCTTCTATTTCACTTTCTAGACTAGGGTCTGCTTCATCCATAAAAACAAAAGCCATATTATCAGGAAAACTACCTTCACTTTCATTTTCAGACCAGATATTAAAATTATATCCACAATTATTTAATTCATTCGCCAAAGGAAAAGGATTTTCGGAAAGAATATTCTCATCAAAAATAGCTTTATAACTTTCATGAGAAGACAAACTAACTGTAATAGAATCACTAGTGCTGCTCACAGAACCGTTCTTTAGCCAGTGCTTAAACTTGAAACCTAATCTTGGAATGGCCTTAAGAACAATGGGGACATTCCTGAAATATTTACCTGTCCATGGAAAAACGGCAAGACTTACACCGTCTAATTCTTCATTCACCATTAGGGAGTTGACCTGAATAAAGCCATTAGATAGACTGTCCACATCGAGCGTAACATTGAATCTTTGGAGTAGTGAGAAATTATCTGATATATGTCCAAACTGATACTCTACTCTATTTGACAAATAATCACTTACCTCGTTAAAAGCTGCTTGCCTAACTTGCAATGAACTCGGGTTTTTCCATCTTTCAATATGTTGCTCTATTTCTAATAAATATTTAGCCTCCCATTGGCTTAATAAAGATAATGTATGCTCAGACTTAAAGGTACTATTTAGTAAATCGGCAAACCTATTAACAAATTTATCTACAAATGCAGGGCTCCTTTTTAGCTTTCTAAAAAGCAAGGATTCCACTGCGTCAGGCCTTAAGGCATAATGCTGTAAATGATCGTAGTCTGCTCTATCCATCGTATAATCCATGTCATACATGAGCCATCTCCATCTTCCATCACTATAACCATTTCCTGAATCATGAGCTTTTGAACGCCATATTTTTGTATTATTAATAAGCCAATCTCCATTCCCAGAAAACACCTCGGCTATCTGATAATCAATGAAACTATCTTCGTCTATCAAATTTTTGAGAGAATCATAGTTTGCCTCTATCAAAAAATCATTATTATTTAAAAAGCTCAATAAAGCATTATATGTATCTAAGTCTCCCTCCTCTAATTCCAACCCGTTTGAATAACTGATGATATCCACAACATCTTCATCCACTTCATAAACATTCTTGAGGTAGTGTTTATCCATTCTATCTCTAAAATTCATAACACCCCAATACTCTGAATTTAAATAGACAACCGTAGGTTTTGTTTCTTGCTTTCCAAAACTCATTGCCCTTACTAAGTCCTGATAATAAGCATCCCTATATAATAATCCATCCCAATCATTACCTGAATTTCTCAAAAGGATTCTTTTATGTAATCTATTGGGAGCTTCATCAAAAACACTCAATTCCTCGTCATCTTCGAAATAAAGCCTCATTGTTTTCCTAGGTGCAGATCTAGAGCAACCACCATGGTTACTTAATTCAATCCTTTTATTAAAAAGTGAAAGCCCATTGTCAAAGTATTCTATACTTCCTGGTAACTTATACTCATCTCCTTTAAAACTATAATTACCAACCGTACAAAATTT
This sequence is a window from Arcticibacterium luteifluviistationis. Protein-coding genes within it:
- a CDS encoding FAD/NAD(P)-binding protein, whose amino-acid sequence is MQHKRKLGIVGVGPRGLYSLENFVSALPDLTNLHILLFEKTGNFGNGQVYDLNQEETNWMNVSERILSIEMREALEVSQIHIPSFPSYQEWINKKYDKISLNIPDYYPPRSKIGNYLRERFLTFIKPLIHSKKATLISEKVENITLKSNGKLSINTDQETYDDLNEVLLTIGHQPTKLDKQIQEWSHFVSYNRGLKLYTAPYPVHDYIDDSQLTENSKIGIRGFGLAMIDVVRAIAEKFGKFVIDDKNTRACHYSTSYNISGMLIPFSLEGLPPAPKPLNAILDNGFKPTDEQLLEFESKIGNKETQQKADSTLFLIEAFSPIAAEKYHKLPHTYLTKSISIKETEHIIKEWLLDQTFQHPTLLTQHQTAAEVMQNFVDMATGKKAVSLDYCIGQVWRFCQPSIYNQLSFNSCDVNVFADIIALDESTKRYSYGPPVESMQQMLALVKAQLMSLEVVNNPKITLSSEGWHFNPENSSLIANIMIDSVLDPPKIEAVSAPIVEKLLSNNLMETIHDDLGVDTDENGYLKSSNINTKIPIALLGRLAKGTIIGVDAIAECFGDRPEKWAKEAARRFSTY
- a CDS encoding arylsulfatase — protein: MKVKYLLVAACLLLSIVTAYAQRPNVIIIMTDDQGYGDLGVTGNPHVKTPVIDKMAAESVRFNNFYVSPVCAPTRSSLMTGRYSLRTGVRDTYNGGATMASNETTIAEMLKQADYTTGIFGKWHLGDNYPSRPSDQGFDESLIHLSGGMGQVGDFTTYFKGDKSYFDPVLWHNNKEQAYEGYCSDIFADQAIKFIEQNKDAPFFCYLAFNAPHTPLQVPEKYYDMYKDIDPSTGFHKDKRPEMTERDKEDARKVYGMVTNIDDNIGKLLEKLDELNIADNTLLIFMTDNGPQQTRYVGGLRGRKGNVYQGGIKVPFYMKLPTSTIKNKDIQTVAAHIDILPTIAEVCQVQPPNSDIDGKSLLPLIKDKNISWEDRPLFFYWSRRYPELYNNMTLMKGSYKLVGKTNYNAPLEDFELYDLTKDPYEKNNLILVNNAVAKDLKKQLDETYKELIASENLINQPRILVGNPNENPIILNRNDASGERGIWAQEEVYGNWRVSIAEGNYNIKFKFVEPVKAKGRMFLETNATVNQMTNEKDNTDIIEMKNVHISAMDCDLTPFYAIGSKNIFPFWVEMERVD
- a CDS encoding TlpA family protein disulfide reductase, which encodes MNWIKKNYGNVLWGLFIVLLFIPQTGTPIKVFINRLIAFSPSVEAVEDRKTLEDYQWQLRDLDGRVVNFQEFKGKKVVVNFWATWCPPCIAEMPSMQALYNDYKDKAVFVFVTNDDREAIDKFISKRHFQIPIYQALSSAPALLEGNSLPTTYLIDESGAILIEKTGAADWNSDKVRALLE
- a CDS encoding CotH kinase family protein; its protein translation is MASNSSSAQDQLGESSDWLEIYNASNSAIDLNGYFISDDDGDFQKHEFEETLIIPSQGYVILWASGDVERGGNHLDFKLSSDGEKLILTAPNGLTVVDSLSFGIQNTDISYGRKYDGSDTLVYFIPSSFNFNNVPSFSYEDYLAPPIFSQPSGTYANQFTLNLNTLEAGAAIYYTLDGSDPDTNNVNGKTFFYKNDYPSSLIEDSVNTYAYNTPILIKDNTGQRNRVSGKLSSYPYSPSYLPSYQVQKGSVVKAMVVKRNALSSPIITQTYFVGSSFDHEFPIVSVTVDEDRLFDHNNGIYPAGSFFEYAYPNGIDDYSPGAKFCTVGNYSFKGDEYKLPGSIEYFDNGLSLFNKRIELSNHGGCSRSAPRKTMRLYFEDDEELSVFDEAPNRLHKRILLRNSGNDWDGLLYRDAYYQDLVRAMSFGKQETKPTVVYLNSEYWGVMNFRDRMDKHYLKNVYEVDEDVVDIISYSNGLELEEGDLDTYNALLSFLNNNDFLIEANYDSLKNLIDEDSFIDYQIAEVFSGNGDWLINNTKIWRSKAHDSGNGYSDGRWRWLMYDMDYTMDRADYDHLQHYALRPDAVESLLFRKLKRSPAFVDKFVNRFADLLNSTFKSEHTLSLLSQWEAKYLLEIEQHIERWKNPSSLQVRQAAFNEVSDYLSNRVEYQFGHISDNFSLLQRFNVTLDVDSLSNGFIQVNSLMVNEELDGVSLAVFPWTGKYFRNVPIVLKAIPRLGFKFKHWLKNGSVSSTSDSITVSLSSHESYKAIFDENILSENPFPLANELNNCGYNFNIWSENESEGSFPDNMAFVFMDEADPSLESEIEGNTDGDYDISSRTRINGLESDGVSFINTGNEDGNPGYPGTKLGGAILAINTLEHDSVFVSFKAATLDANSREYHLRLQYRVGDILPFQDLLDNNNTVVEYQRNSVENELKSFSRIALPPNALDKPYVQLFWRYYYTGVKNSSSGSRDEIRLDDVEIITKKSTIQAVTVSDVFEDFGLIESSHSIQNESEVYFKAGKSVLLKPGFKVNSENVFLAEIEDCEE